Proteins co-encoded in one Dasypus novemcinctus isolate mDasNov1 chromosome 18, mDasNov1.1.hap2, whole genome shotgun sequence genomic window:
- the KCTD15 gene encoding LOW QUALITY PROTEIN: BTB/POZ domain-containing protein KCTD15 (The sequence of the model RefSeq protein was modified relative to this genomic sequence to represent the inferred CDS: deleted 1 base in 1 codon), with product MPHRKERPSGSSLLAQGSAGTVEGGSMSRLSLTRSPVSPLAAQGIPLPAQLTKSNAPVHIDVGGHMYTSSLATLTKYPDSRISRLFNGTEPIVLDSLKQHYFIDRDGEIFRYVLSFLRTSKLLLPDDFKDFSLLYEEARYYQLQPMVRELERWQQEQEQQRRSRACDCLVVRVTPDLGERIALSGEKALIEEVFPETGDVMCNSVNAGWNQDPTHVIRFPLNGYCRLNSVQVLERLFQRGFSVAASCGGGVDSSQFSEYVLCREERRPQPIPPAVRIKQEPLD from the exons ATGCCTCACCGCAAGGAGCGGCCGAGCGGGTCCTCGCTTCTAGCACAAGGCAGTGCCGGCACCGTG GAGGGAGGAAGCATGTCCCGGTTGTCTCTCACCCGGTCGCCCGTGTCACCCCTGGCCGCCCAGGGGATCCCGCTGCCCGCGCAGCTCACCAAGTCCAACGCCCCCGTGCACATCGACGTGGGCGGGCACATGTACACCAGCAGCCTGGCCACGCTCACCAAGTACCCCGACTCCAG AATAAGCCGCCTCTTTAATGGCACTGAACCCATCGTCCTGGACAGTTTGAAGCAACACTATTTCATTGACCGGGATGGGGAGATTTTCCGTTATGTCCTGAGCTTCCTACGAACGTCGAAACTGCTGCTCCCGGATGACTTCAAG GACTTCAGCCTGCTGTACGAGGAGGCGCGGTACTACCAGCTGCAGCCCATGGTGCGGGAGCTGGAGCGCTGgcagcaggagcaggagcagcagcGCCGCAGCCGGGCCTGC GACTGCCTGGTGGTGCGGGTCACGCCGGACCTGGGCGAGCGCATCGCGCTCAGCGGCGAGAAGGCCCTCATCGAGGAGGTCTTCCCGGAGACCGGGGACGTCATGTGCAACTCCGTCAACGCCGGCTGGAACCAGGACCCCACGCACGTCATCCGCTTTCCGCTCAACGGCTACTGCCGGCTCAACTCAGTGCAG GTGCTGGAGCGGCTGTTCCAGAGGGGTTTCAGCGTGGCTGCCTCCTGCGGGGGTGGCGTGGACTCGTCCCAGTTCAGCGAGTACGTGCTGTGCCGGGAGGAGCGGCGACCGCAGCCCATCCCCCCTGCTGTCCGGATAAAGCAGGAGCCCCTGGACTAG